A DNA window from Vigna angularis cultivar LongXiaoDou No.4 chromosome 1, ASM1680809v1, whole genome shotgun sequence contains the following coding sequences:
- the LOC108338978 gene encoding zinc finger protein 11, which produces MLLVVVRGGEMIKQVAEERLRHFEGVEAKGRKLAISNLFIPTSTNSPITYLSIYLKCQFQYHGYRDWPCLGDQIQKFYHPNPNSITTSPPPSPSWMWNPRDQEDDSWEVRAFAEDTSNIMGTTWPPRSYTCTFCRREFRSAQALGGHMNVHRRDRARLHQASPINHHHHHHHHHPISSLSRSHHSSSFLNLSHSPDPFANGGVCLLYPFPSPNTAPFSPLGQTTSFNNACADSPSSLFSVSSSLSHPPMSLPTCSNASFDFPVAEPATRRRTVLSSYSGKGEQEPATSSAHHGQHEELDLELRLGNRSTSTP; this is translated from the exons ATGTTATTGGTGGTTGTTCGGGGCGGGGAGATGATTAAACAAGTGGCAGAAGAGCGTCTCAGACATTTTGAAGGCGTAGAAGCCAAAGGAAGGAag CTAGCTATCTCCAATTTGTTCATTCCCACATCGACTAACTCTCCCATCActtatctatctatctatcttaAATGTCAGTTTCAGTACCATGGCTACAGGGATTGGCCTTGTCTCGGTGACCAGATCCAAAAATTCTACCATCCAAACCCTAACTCCATCACCACCTCTCCTCCTCCCTCACCCTCTTGGATGTGGAATCCAAGGGACCAAGAAGATGACTCCTGGGAGGTCAGAGCCTTTGCAGAGGACACCAGCAACATCATGGGCACCACTTGGCCTCCAAGGTCCTACACCTGCACTTTCTGTAGAAGGGAGTTCCGTTCAGCACAAGCCCTCGGTGGCCACATGAACGTTCACCGCCGCGACCGTGCTCGCCTCCACCAAGCCTCACCCatcaaccaccaccaccaccaccaccaccaccaccccaTCTCCTCTCTCTCCCGCTCACACCActcttcctcttttctcaaCCTCTCTCACTCTCCGGACCCTTTCGCAAATGGTGGGGTGTGCCTCTTGTACCCCTTCCCTAGCCCTAACACTGCTCCATTCTCCCCTCTTGGCCAAACCACCAGTTTCAATAATGCATGTGCTGACTCtccctcttctcttttctctgtcTCCTCTTCCCTTTCACACCCTCCAATGAGCCTCCCAACTTGCTCAAATGCCTCCTTTGATTTCCCAGTGGCGGAGCCTGCCACAAGGAGGAGGACCGTTCTCTCTTCTTATTCTGGGAAAGGGGAACAAGAACCCGCAACCTCCTCCGCTCATCATGGCCAACACGAGGAGCTTGATCTAGAGCTCCGTTTGGGAAATAGATCAACATCAACGCCATGA